The Micromonospora sp. NBC_01740 genome includes a window with the following:
- a CDS encoding non-ribosomal peptide synthetase encodes MSPQEKRLAAPAAADRRALEAELLFRAARRQRGDQLVAREADEPVPLALPQRRLWFFHELTRGQSLYQSSVCFRLRGRLDLGSLRAAIEAVVRRHEALRTRIDTGPAGEPVQQFPTDRPVPVIVTDLRDRLPEDRPQALREEMTATVQEPFDLHRDLPVRARVVRVDEDEHLLVIALHHMVSDGRSLEVLCRDLAAYYRAGVLGTDPELPVLPVQYGDFARWQQRQQDSPSWRKQVEYWRTRLADAPRVLALPLDRPRGQRQSYRGRVVPMSLPADLVQRARLLSGQSGCTLYMTLLTAFHVLLHRYSGDDTVVVGMPVAGRNQRKVENLVGFFVNSLAIRLDFSADDSFLDLLDQARDTIVAAMDHQDVPFDMVVEALGGERDLSHNPVFQTMFQANVDPVAGVELKGLTAERVWPGAAMSDFDLSVYLSGAGDGGLTGWFEYGTDLFDHSTIEQMVAHYVALVGALLARPDRPVTQVAFLSEEERRRIVREWGETGRAETPDRFCHEYLALHARRSPEATALECGDQRVTYAELAARTDRLAAALRDRGAVRDGVVAVMLAPSIEAITTIIAILKSGAGYLAIDPKYPAPWIEYVLSDSGAAMVVTDDAHAEAVRGLAPTVLFSALDAPADGSASAPADRSGSTPADGTGSAPAGGRVAGGDLACVLYTGGSTGRPKGVLIEHRNLAHHAAFGFTPMGISAADRCLQFASLSFDASLEEILFAVTTGATLVLRGPDFDLSPSRFAQWCLDRRISVLSLPTSYWHELVDSGATAALVACPELRVITIGGEAAAADRIRRWHDEGGGRVRLLNGYAPSECTISSSWSELTPDRIGGHVPIGRPVTNCQMYVLDEAGQPVGAGVVGELYVGGGGVSRGYVGRPDLTTAAFLPHPFSDQPDARLYRTGDRARYLPDGSLTVLGRLDDQIKLRGYRIEPGDIEATLRHHPLVRDALVRVREDNPGDRRLVAYVVPDSGTSVAELESMSAVLRDGLLDQLPGYLVPSVFVVLDRLPRTPSGKLDPSRLPAPRREGGGRQRAAVRSTTELRLLALWRQLLNKPDVGVQDDFFQHGGHSLLAVQLVARIERDFGRSMPVSALFPQATVARVARKLEEEEPATASSVVVPLRVAAEAGTVVLAPPVGGDVVAYTALASALPPLNVLALRSPGLEPDGVLHRDLESLAANFVTEMRAAGVSQPTLLGGWSLGGVTGLAMAQQLADETGFAPTVLVIDGVWGLREGVLSDGEVEAFILSAFVRDVRRTLGALLPGAQADTAQPDTLDGLERELVTAGLVDPETSTEWIRRRFDVFAANVRAVAEHRPRRYPGHVLLLLAEERTDHEQVVADWSSVAGGGLTVRTITGDHYSVVSPEGIAEIRGVLAQLLGQDGGLVSAAVARHGAVRSV; translated from the coding sequence ATGTCGCCACAGGAGAAACGACTTGCCGCGCCCGCGGCGGCCGACCGCCGAGCACTGGAGGCGGAACTCCTGTTCAGGGCAGCTCGCCGGCAGCGGGGGGACCAGCTCGTCGCCCGCGAGGCCGACGAGCCCGTGCCGCTGGCGCTGCCGCAACGTCGCCTGTGGTTCTTCCATGAACTGACCCGCGGCCAGTCCCTCTACCAGTCGTCGGTCTGCTTCCGGCTACGTGGCCGCCTGGACCTCGGCAGCCTCCGGGCGGCCATCGAGGCGGTGGTCCGCCGCCACGAGGCACTGCGCACCAGGATCGACACCGGTCCGGCGGGCGAGCCGGTCCAGCAGTTCCCCACCGACCGACCGGTTCCCGTGATCGTCACCGATCTGCGTGACCGGCTGCCGGAGGACCGCCCGCAGGCTCTCCGGGAGGAGATGACCGCCACCGTCCAGGAACCGTTCGACCTGCACCGGGACCTCCCGGTACGGGCGCGCGTCGTCCGGGTGGACGAGGACGAGCACCTGTTGGTGATCGCGCTGCACCACATGGTCTCCGACGGGCGTTCCCTGGAGGTCCTGTGCCGGGACCTCGCCGCCTACTACCGGGCCGGCGTCCTGGGCACCGACCCGGAACTGCCCGTTCTGCCCGTGCAGTACGGCGACTTCGCCCGGTGGCAGCAGCGCCAGCAGGATTCCCCGTCGTGGCGCAAGCAGGTGGAGTACTGGCGGACCCGACTGGCCGACGCTCCCCGTGTCCTGGCCCTGCCGCTGGACCGCCCCCGCGGTCAGCGCCAGAGCTACCGCGGCCGGGTGGTGCCGATGAGTCTTCCGGCCGACCTGGTCCAGCGGGCGCGGCTGCTCAGCGGCCAGTCCGGTTGCACGCTCTACATGACCCTGCTCACCGCGTTCCACGTCCTGCTGCACCGCTACAGCGGGGACGACACCGTCGTGGTGGGTATGCCGGTCGCCGGCCGCAACCAGCGCAAGGTGGAGAACCTGGTCGGGTTCTTCGTCAACTCGCTCGCCATCCGGTTGGACTTCTCCGCCGACGACTCCTTCCTGGACCTGCTCGACCAGGCCCGCGACACGATCGTCGCCGCGATGGACCACCAGGACGTGCCCTTCGACATGGTCGTCGAGGCGCTCGGGGGCGAACGGGACCTCTCGCACAACCCGGTCTTCCAGACCATGTTCCAGGCCAACGTCGACCCGGTCGCGGGAGTGGAACTGAAGGGGCTGACCGCCGAGAGGGTGTGGCCGGGCGCGGCCATGAGCGACTTCGACCTGAGCGTCTACCTCTCCGGTGCCGGGGACGGCGGCCTCACCGGCTGGTTCGAGTACGGCACCGACCTGTTCGACCACTCCACGATCGAGCAGATGGTCGCCCACTACGTGGCACTGGTGGGCGCGCTCCTCGCGCGGCCCGACCGCCCGGTCACCCAGGTCGCCTTCCTCTCCGAAGAGGAACGACGCCGCATCGTGCGGGAGTGGGGGGAGACCGGCCGGGCCGAGACGCCCGACCGGTTCTGCCACGAATACCTGGCCCTGCACGCCCGCCGGTCACCGGAGGCGACCGCGCTGGAGTGCGGCGACCAGCGCGTCACGTACGCCGAGTTGGCCGCTCGCACCGACCGCCTGGCCGCGGCGCTGCGGGACCGCGGCGCGGTTCGTGACGGCGTGGTGGCGGTGATGTTGGCGCCCTCGATCGAGGCGATCACGACCATCATCGCGATCCTCAAGTCGGGGGCCGGCTACCTGGCGATCGATCCGAAGTACCCGGCGCCGTGGATCGAGTACGTGCTCAGCGACTCGGGCGCGGCGATGGTCGTCACCGACGACGCGCACGCCGAGGCGGTCCGGGGACTGGCGCCCACGGTCCTGTTCAGCGCGCTCGACGCACCGGCAGACGGCTCCGCAAGCGCACCGGCAGACCGATCCGGGAGCACACCGGCAGACGGCACCGGGAGCGCGCCGGCCGGCGGACGGGTGGCCGGCGGCGACCTCGCCTGCGTGCTCTACACCGGCGGCTCGACCGGCCGGCCGAAGGGCGTGCTCATCGAGCACCGGAACCTGGCACACCACGCGGCCTTCGGCTTCACACCCATGGGGATCAGCGCCGCGGACCGGTGCCTGCAGTTCGCGTCCCTCAGCTTCGACGCGTCGCTGGAGGAGATCCTCTTCGCGGTGACCACCGGAGCCACCCTCGTGCTCCGCGGCCCCGACTTCGACCTCAGCCCCTCGCGGTTCGCGCAGTGGTGCCTCGACCGGCGGATCAGCGTGCTGTCGCTGCCGACGTCCTACTGGCACGAACTCGTCGATTCGGGCGCCACGGCGGCACTCGTCGCCTGCCCGGAGCTGCGGGTGATCACCATCGGCGGCGAGGCCGCCGCGGCGGACCGCATCCGCCGCTGGCACGACGAGGGAGGGGGCCGTGTCCGCCTGCTCAACGGGTACGCGCCCAGCGAGTGCACGATCTCCTCCTCGTGGTCCGAACTGACCCCGGACCGGATCGGCGGGCACGTCCCGATCGGGCGGCCGGTCACCAACTGCCAGATGTACGTCCTGGACGAGGCGGGCCAGCCGGTCGGCGCCGGGGTGGTCGGCGAGCTGTACGTGGGCGGCGGAGGAGTGAGTCGCGGATACGTCGGGCGTCCGGACCTGACCACCGCGGCCTTCCTGCCCCACCCGTTCAGCGACCAGCCCGACGCCCGGTTGTACCGGACCGGTGACCGCGCCCGCTACCTGCCCGACGGCAGCCTGACCGTGCTCGGCCGGCTCGACGACCAGATCAAGTTGCGCGGCTACCGGATCGAGCCCGGCGACATCGAGGCCACTCTCCGGCACCACCCGTTGGTGCGGGACGCTCTGGTACGCGTCCGCGAGGACAACCCGGGTGACCGCCGCCTGGTGGCCTACGTGGTCCCGGACTCCGGCACGTCGGTGGCGGAGCTGGAGTCGATGTCGGCGGTCCTGCGCGACGGGCTGCTCGACCAGTTGCCCGGCTACCTCGTCCCGTCGGTGTTCGTCGTCCTCGACAGGCTGCCCCGTACCCCCTCCGGCAAGCTCGATCCGAGCCGGCTGCCCGCACCACGGCGTGAGGGCGGCGGGCGGCAACGGGCGGCCGTCCGGAGCACCACGGAACTTCGCCTGCTGGCGCTCTGGCGGCAACTGCTCAACAAGCCGGACGTGGGCGTACAGGACGACTTCTTCCAACACGGCGGTCATTCGTTGCTGGCGGTGCAACTGGTGGCCCGCATCGAGCGGGACTTCGGTCGCAGCATGCCGGTGAGCGCCCTCTTCCCCCAGGCGACGGTCGCCCGGGTGGCGCGGAAGCTGGAGGAGGAGGAGCCCGCGACGGCCAGCTCGGTGGTCGTACCCCTGCGGGTCGCCGCGGAGGCCGGCACCGTCGTGCTGGCACCCCCCGTGGGTGGCGACGTCGTGGCGTACACCGCACTCGCCTCGGCCCTGCCGCCGCTCAACGTGCTGGCCCTGCGCTCGCCGGGCCTCGAGCCGGACGGCGTCCTGCACCGAGACCTGGAGTCGCTGGCGGCCAACTTCGTGACGGAGATGCGGGCGGCCGGCGTGTCGCAGCCGACGTTGCTCGGTGGCTGGTCCCTGGGGGGCGTGACGGGACTGGCGATGGCGCAGCAGCTCGCGGACGAAACGGGTTTCGCGCCGACCGTGCTGGTCATCGACGGGGTGTGGGGTCTCCGCGAGGGCGTGCTCTCCGACGGCGAGGTCGAGGCGTTCATCCTCTCCGCATTCGTCCGGGACGTTCGGCGGACCCTCGGCGCGCTCCTGCCCGGCGCGCAGGCGGACACCGCTCAGCCCGACACGCTGGACGGCCTGGAGCGGGAGTTGGTCACCGCCGGCCTCGTCGACCCGGAGACCAGCACGGAGTGGATACGACGGCGGTTCGACGTCTTCGCGGCCAACGTCCGCGCCGTGGCCGAGCACCGGCCCCGCCGCTACCCCGGACACGTGCTGCTGCTGCTGGCTGAGGAGCGCACCGATCATGAGCAGGTCGTCGCCGACTGGAGCTCGGTGGCGGGCGGCGGATTGACCGTCCGCACCATCACCGGTGACCACTATTCGGTGGTGAGTCCCGAAGGGATCGCGGAAATTCGCGGCGTCCTTGCCCAACTGTTGGGCCAAGATGGAGGGCTTGTGTCCGCCGCCGTGGCGCGGCACGGCGCAGTCCGTTCGGTCTGA